From the genome of Gorilla gorilla gorilla isolate KB3781 chromosome 4, NHGRI_mGorGor1-v2.1_pri, whole genome shotgun sequence:
CAAACCACCATTTTCTAAAATGACTTAAATGGGTTCAATCAAGTAGAATGACTCCAAGGGAAACCACTGACTCAGATATAAAATGTGCCTTACATCATACTCCATACATCAAAGACTATactttcagggatcatttctaTAGTTTGTTACATCATACTGCATACATCAAACAATGAAGAATCCAGGTTTCaaattacaaatacatatataccttTAAGTCTTACCCTCAAGGTAAGATAGGAAAGTGGGAAATGCTGTCTGCTCACTGATATTCCATAAAATATTCACTGTAATTTCTAGATTCCCAAGACACATCTATCTAGCAGAGGTGGTTTGTCAAGTCTGAGGTTTTCCACCTGTCCACCCCCGTAGCAATGGGGCTGATGTTCACACTCTGCAGGCCATCATCAGCATTCATGGCACCCCAACAGATAACCCCATTAAACTCTCTCCCTGACTCAGGTAAACACTTCACGATGTAATGTGAGGACATTATTACTGAAATAAACCTGAAAGCCGCTCTAAATCTATAGAAAAAGTGCAACACTCACAAATACAAATACCATTACACACTATTTGTAAGATCCCTCATAAATGACTATGTTATAGCTGAGACCTGCAACGGAACTCCCACCACCAAATGCTGTGGTAGTGTAAGGACCATTGTTATTTTCACTTGCAAATATTCCTGATAGGTcgtattttaagctgctaaaaaCTGATACAAGCTGTTCATTCTTTCAGGGATAAGGTGACaaccagcaagagaaaaaaacaaggtaATGCACTTGAGAGAGTAAGGTAGGCTCTCGGAAAAGGAGGGCTGTGGTGATCAGAGCCCATGGACGTCCAAAAATGTGACTTGGCTGGGCCTAACAGAGGGGAGCGGCTCTTCTAAAAACAAAATCACCCCCTGGAAATTATGTTGGTTGGTTCCCTGGGGCATTGAACAGTTCTTTTTCAAGTTATTTACTTGCTCGTTACCGCCAGTCCCAGCTTTCTTGGGAGACCTAAACATATTTGGGGAATGGAAATAATGTGCTTGCTGCCACAGACCAGGCCAGTAAGATGAGAAGATAAAGAGTTTCTAGagtttttattattcaaaatgaGTTTCATTTCAATTCAGGTACTTGAAAGAAGGTTCTAGTCTGTTACTTTGACACAGCACAAGATCAGTAGTTTATTCCAATGAAGTATTCCACCCAAATGAAAGCATAACATGCAAGTAGTTATTTATTTCAATCACTCCTATTTGAAGGTCCTTATTTTTGGAGAACAGCCAGGCATTTTATTATCCactctttccattccttaaagGCTTCCACGGGTTTTGGTAAATTCCCATTATCCTCGCAACTGTGTTCTGGAGTTGCTCCAGGTGTGTCAGAAGATTCATCATCAATCCACCTCACCAGTGCCTGGAAAAACATGAAAGATGCGCACTTCAACAAACCACAGCAAAATACTATCAGGCAAGAGAGAAGCATTGGCTTCTAGATCATAGGGTGACATATTACCCCATGAAGATGCTGCATTTGATAATGATGGTGTGAATATGAAATAATGCTTATGATATACTGAGTGAAATGGCACAtaccaaatatacatataattacaaATGATGTCAAAAGTACGCactgaaaaaagatgaaaaagaaatacactCATTCTTACACTTTGTTACTAGCATGATAGgatattattttttctcaacTTGCTAAATATTCCACAAGGCATTATATTAATTTGACAcgtacgtatatacatatataagtgtcCACACAGGCATGGGTAGACATATGTATGTGAAAACACGTGTGTAGACATTTCTGTGCAGTCACCTGAATGCACAGTCATACCCATGAGTAGACACATGAATGTATATTGATGTTTGTGGGCAAgtgtgggcacacacacacacatactgagaTTAGgtactttccttcttcctttttaaagaaaatcctttttttcctcctaatgAACATCATACCTCTGTCCCACATTTGGAAAGGTAAATCCTGTCCACACACTTATAGGGTTTAAAAAATGAACTCTgccacacatatcaatatttaTTCTGTTCTGCAAAGTCAAGCTCTCTTGCCCTAAATTGAAGAGAAGCAAAGAAACTTCTTCCGCTATTTCTCATTGAACTGTAAGCATAAATCACTCAAAGGCAAGCTGAAGTTTTTAAGaagagcatttcttcatgtttttaaaCCGCAGCTTCCTGCTTATCTTTACACTAATTTCCTCTGATAAATTATAACTCCAGAGAAGGATATAATAGAAACATCAGTTTGCTACTCAGATAACCACTTCCCCCTCTTTAGACTGTCCACCCCCCAACTTACTTTGTATCTTTCTACAGTGCTGAAGCCAATAGCACACTGCAACTTGCGCAAACAGATAGGGCAAACGTTTAGAGGGCGCCGGTCAGCTTCTTCCAAGTGGTTGGAGCCTTGCATGAGGCATGCAAGCCACTGGCAGTGTCGCAGTCCAAATATGTGTCCGATCTCATGGGTTAAAGTCTGCAAGACAATCATGTTGAGGCTTTATAAGACCACCATCACATTAAGCTACAcgtctcttctttttcttgcttttccaaGAAACATAGGAATCAACTCCCTTACCATTACCACCAAAACTTCACCCTGTCCAGACCTTCAAAGACTTAATAATCCCTCATTTCCCCAAATGTCTTACTGCCTTTCTTGCTATAGACTTCCTCAACCTCAACATCGCTGACATGTTGGACCGATAATACCAGGTTgtgggaggctgtcctgtgcattgtgcgACGCTTTGCAGCATCCCTGGCTCTACCCGCTAGAGGCCAACAGAACTCCCTCCCTGATTGTgaaaatcaaaaatgtctccagacgttGCTAATATTCCCTGGATGGCAAAATCACCCCTGGCTGAGAACCCTTGATCTACGCTAGGGTACTCGTTGTAATTCTGATTCTGGGGCTCTTCCCCTAGAGATGCTGATTTTAGTAGGTCTGGGAGAAAGGGGGCTTGATCTGCATGCTAATGAGAACATCAGGTGGCAATGACACAGGGGGCCCATGAAACACACTGTGAGAATGTAGTTCTCAGAGGTGTAGCTGTCAAACCCCAACAAATAGTACAGGTAAAAGCAGAATTTCTCTAGCTGAAGGAAAAGCCCATCTCTCTGGCTATAGAGAAAGGGGAGATAGGCTTTCCACAAAACCAAGTTGGGGATATCAGGAACTGCCAGGACAACTACAGTCGAGGGTAACCTGGAGCCCAGGGCAGGAAGGCCCAGACTCCCAGAGAGGCCAGAGCAGAGGTTCTCCAAAGGCCCGGGGAAAGCAGCTTTGCCCAGTGACCACAGTAGCTTGAAAAAGTAGGTTACCCACTCACACCAGACTTCAGGAATTACACTAATAGCACATGGGTACAGCCAAGGCTGTAACTAGTAGTACAGAAAAACTGGCACTGATATTGTAAATTTCAATATGAAGGTAtccatttaaattgttttactgATCATTTCAGTCAAGCACTATGCACCAAAATTATACAAATGATACAAACTCATTTATAATATTACCTTACGGACTGACAATATACAGTTTACGGAACTAAGATCTCTTTTAAAGAACTGTCCTGTCAGATTTTTGTAATAACTTACCTTACAGGATCGAAGTAGTAAAACACTAGTTATTTCTGGAATATAATAGTTGTCAAAAATTGAATAGTCACTTGAAGATGTTTTCTTGAGCTTCTTCACTTTGCCTTCATAGCGCATGCTATAAAAATCACTGCCATACCTAGCAAAGCTGAATATCCCCACACCTACAAAAAAAGGACAAacagtgacagaatgagaataAGGTCCCTGAAGAAAGACCAAAGAAAGAAGAGACTGCTGGCCCATCTGGCCAGTGAGTGCACCTCTGTGTCACTGTGTCCACACCATCTGATACACTTATGGTTTGCCACCAAAAAGGAAGACTTTTGCCCCAGATTTCCCTATCAAAATCTTTTGCTGCTATCCACTTTGCCTTGCCTTGTAAAACGTAATGGACTTGAGGTCAAATGCTTGAGAAACTGAAGTTTCAGAGAGTCTTTTCCCACAAAAGAAGTCTTTTTCTGAAAGTAGCAAGTACTCCAAATCAAGTACTCAAAAAGGAATCATAAAAAATAACCACatgggttgggcgtggtggctcatgattgtaatcctaggactttgggaggccgaggcaggtggatcacctgatgtcagaagttcaagaccagcctggctaacatggtgaaatcctgtctctacaaaaattagccaggcatgatggtaggtgcctgtaatcccagctactagggaggctgaggcgggagaatggcttgaacccatgaggcggagttgcagtgagccaagatcgcaccattgcactccagcctgacgacagagtgttactcggtctcaaaaaaaaaaaaaaaaatcacataacaaTAGGCAGTCATGATTTCACTCTTTAAGGACACACTAAACAGATCAGTTACACGTGCGTCTGGAGGGGTTGCTGGCCTTCCCTCACGCAGCACTGACTGAGGACAACTGCCCCTGATGTCTTGAAGCCCATGCTTTAAACCACGGCTTTAGACAGAATAACCTcgtccccttccccacccccaccccctttaTAAGAACAGCTCAACTCTATTACGTCATTAGTGTCTGGTGACCAGAATAAATACCCTTGTAACTGACTTCCTGTGTTACATTTAGAGTTATATCAACCATCTCTGCAAGCACAGAGAACACGGTTTGCTACATAACTCACCCTACAGGGTACTGCTTCATAATTCGACTTGTTTACATGATCACTTTTATTTATGTCTCttgttcagtttttattttaaagtaatacacttttaaagaaaataaacccaTAGTAGATTTGTCCAATCTAATTTGATTCAAAAACAAACTTCTTCACCTCCCTTTACCCAGAAAATGTAGACTGATATTCGAAAATTAAGGAAAGATAGCATTCTGGAAATTAACAGCACACTAAATCTATTCCTGTATCACAAGTAACCCCCTCTGGCCAATCAAGTGTGAGCATATTTCACTACTTTCAGCAAGGACATTTCCTTCTTCCAATAATCCTACAAATAGATTATTTTCTTTCGTAGTCAATGCAtctcactttaaaaatatcaatctTTGTAAACTCGGAGAAAACAAGACCACTGTGTTAAGATATTGTCACTGTCTAATCCTGCTACTTTCCTATGTAAATCTTTTATGTCATGTAATATTTAAGAAACTtgccaaaaaaagaattaaagtaaATACAGTTTGGGGAAATGTTTCCTGACCTCCTCAAATACATAAGATAAATTAGCTAGCAATATCTAGATAAACGAACATAtggtttgaaaattatttttttagctgggtgtgatgactcacacctgtaatcaaaccacttcgggaggctgaggcgggaggatcgcttgagcccaggacttcaagatgagcttgagcaacacagggagatcccatctggccaaaaaaaaatcccatcttgccaaaaataaaataaaataaaatagccgggtgtggtggtcctgtggtcccagctactcaggaggctgaggcaggatgatcccttcagcccaggaggttgaggttgcagtgagccatgatcacaccactgcactccagcctgggtgacagagggagaccctgtctcaaaagaaaaataaaaggtagatAGAATTATTCTTCAATGTTTCCATCTCTATCAGGTTAATAATAAGAGAAAACTTAAGATAAAAAGCTACCTCACACCACCAAAATCAGTAAGAAAGTAGTGACCCACGTCTCCAAGAGTGCATGTTGGTAGGGCCATGGGGGCCACAAGAAACCTCACATAAATggagaataaagaataaaggaGTAAGTGGGAAGAGGCTCTATAACCCTACAGCCCCCACCTCTAGTAGAAACATTTGTCCCAAAAAGCTTACCACCCCACCTAATCCACCCCACAAATCCTAAGGCTAATGTAACATCCAGACAGACCATAAACTCTCAGGATAGTCCCTGTACTTACTCCCCATCCCCAGAACACTAATGAACCACTCCCCTTAAGGGGCCTTTTCCCTTTCAAGTCTGTGTTGGATTCTTAGGGATGAAgttagagaaataagaacaataattaaggggaggggagaagtagagagatgacaaaaaaaaaaaaaaggttaaaaatatgaCCGGTTTCCAGAACCTTTCCCATCCCTAATATTACCATGCAGAGTTCTTAATGAGTCAAGATTTATTACATATCTCAAATCAAAGATGGACGTTTTgactctttaaattaaaaaacaaacgtCATAGGATGAGAAAGAAGCATACACTTAGTCTATGGCTATCCTATCTGTGCAAGATGACTATGAAAAGAATTGAAAAACAATTAGTAAGATTTTCACATCCATTAATGATAGCTCAAACTGTAATTGGTTTAATTCACCTTGCTACTGAATTACTGACGTTTACTAGCTGTTATGCTGAATGCCTATATATGTGCCAGGCCTatacataccttttttttttgagacacggtctcactttattgcccaggctggagtgcagtggcacgatcatggcttactgcagcctcaacctcctgggctcaagcaatcctctcaccttagcctcctgagtagctaggactacaggtatgtgccaccatgcccagctaatttagttttttaaatttttatttttttgtagacatgtggtctcactatgttgtccaggcttatcCACACTTTTTATGTACAGGCACTTTTATGTAAATTATCTCCAAATGACTCCATGATGTGGGTATTGTTACCTTTAAGGTCCTGTAGGTAGTGAGTGGCCAACCAGAACCTAGATTATCACAATCTACCAACAGCACACTTCCCATTATGGCATAATGTCTCAACTGAAAATACTATACAGTTTTAAATATCAATAtgattcttggttggaattttttCCCTCTTGTAACATCTTCAAATATTCTCAAGCTGAAGAAGCTTCTAACAACAATGCCAAAAACGGAATACCATCTGTCAAAGAGGCCTGTCCAAAGACAAAATTCCACGAGTCTCTTGGGTAAAGATCAATCATTGTTATTCCCACAACACAGAAGGCATCTTcaggtttcttctttttcaagaactTCAGGATGTCccctatttaaaaagaaatacataaatgtatgagtgtatattatatacatatactcaGTTCGAATTGCAAAGTCGTGTAATTCACCTGCATGAATTTGTAGGTTGTGTGTGTTCTCATTGACTCTAAAGGAACATCTTGTTGCAGAAACAGGAACTGGTTCTAGGAGTTTTACTCTCAAGCCATAGAAATATGCTTTACAGTAGCCCGTGAGCCATTTAATATATTCTTCACTGATAATTCTGGTGTTTCCTAGAGAGCCTACAATATggaagaacatttaaaaacagactttaagatgATTATTCAGTGTTTACCCAGTCTATGAGTAAGAAGATTCAAATTAGAAACAAAAGCAACTCTAAATTTTCAATAACCTTTATCATTCATTGGTGTTGctatgaaacaaaaagaaacaaaatgttatcTTTTAAGTCAGTTTGGCTACAAAACTTGTACCGCCGCAATGAATATCAAAAACGATCCTAAAACGGCCCATCTGAATCAGACCCACAGCCTGGACTATTCCTGACAAGAGCGCCACTACAAAACTGAACCAAAACTAGCACATTACCAGTATTTACCAATGGACTGTATATAAATGCTGCGTTTGTTTGGAGAGGGTGTCTTTCTGTAAGGATCACTGAAGAACTGTTCGAAGTCTTGGGGAGCCTCAGGGTGGGAGGTGATCCAATCTGATGGAGAATGCAAGGTAATGGGTCCAAAGAGATTACTGGCTGGCTGGAAGGCTTCATTCATTAAACGTTGTTCCCCAGCATCTAATTTCTCATACTGTGATACAAGCACTGGGTTCTTTGAGATGAGAGCTGTTTTTAGTGTCTGTTCGGAGTGCCGTATTATTTGCATCtaacaaaaaaaagcaagtaatcaaatataaaaatacatatctaCATTGGGGACTTTACCTATCCTCTATATTTCGGCTCTGATTTCTCCCTAGAGTGAAATGACTGATTGCTAATGCTTTAGAGTGGTCACACTTAGAGTGGTTTCCTCATGTCCAATCAATTTCTTGGGGatctaagaaattaaaaagacaatcaTGAAATCCATTCCTCCATCTCATATGGAACCTGCTCCCATTACAAAAACTagtggtggccaggtgtggtggctcatgcctgtaatttcagcactttgggataggaggattgcttgagaccaggagtttgagaacagctcaggcaacatggtgagaccctgtctctacaaaaaacttaaaaattcccTGGGCATAgttgtgcacatctgtggtcctagctaccagggaggctgagacatgaggatcacttgagcccaggagcttgaggctgcagtgagccatgactgtgccactgcattccagcctgggcaagagtccaaaacaaaaaaaaaacacctcacgGTGACCACAGGAGCAGGACCTCACACCCAACTTCCTTCTTTTGGGGAATAAtattggcctggcacagtggctcacgcttataatcccagcactttgggaggccaaggcagaaggattacttgagcctaggagtctgaAATCAGCTTCgacatcatggcaaaaccccatatctacaaaaaaattagccggatgtggtgatgtgcacttgtagtcccagctacttggcaggctaagatgggaggatcatctgagcccaggaggtcgaggctgcagtgggccgtgatcgtgccactgcagtccagcctgggcaatagagactctgtctcaaaaaataataatatgaattAACTCATTAGTGCCACATGAAAAACACTCATCGTTTCTAATGTGACTCAAAGATCTTCaacatcaaataaaaacaaaactaatgtaAGCCCTATCATTTCTGCAATTTAACTGCAGGCTGAGAAACTACAGCTTAGCCACTGAAGTTTATGGCCTCAAAGTCATGTCACATTAGGGCAGACATCAGATGACTAATCAAAAGCCAGCCTCACAATGACAGGTTTCTTCCATTCACATCGTGTTCCTATATAGAGCTTTCATCCTTCCTCTTGAAAGGGTCCGATCTTCCACCACGAGGCTTTTTGAATTAAGGAAAAAGTTGAACATCTCTGTCTGGATCATCTTTGtcatattttctaattatctAGATTTTGCCAGTTTAATGATAGACGATTGATGGGAAAACTTAAGCTAATGTCTGTTCTGATTGAACCTATAAATTCTGGGGTTGAAGAGGCTGGCTGAAATTCCAGATCAAATGTCTCTGTACTCAAAGCTCTGATATGAGCATAGGCTCATCCTCACTCCTACACAACTGGGCTGAAATCTGACTTCTAcaggacaaaatataaaacaagatgtACCTTCCTGTAGTCTACCTACCTTGATTAGGAAGGAAGGCTCCCATGGAAGCTTTTAACTTACAAGGACGGACATGTCTGGGCCTGGCTGGAAAAAAGCTGTGGAGTGTGCCTTCATCTTAATATTAAAAAGGCAGTGTGAAAGGTCAGGAGGCCTCCTCTTGCCTCCCAAGCCTAATCTAGGGAAGCTGCGGGAGAAGATGGGCAGGGGGCGCAGAATTCGGTCACTGCCGTGGGCTGGAGGCCTAGGATGCTTTGGTCCCAAAACCAGAACATCACGGGCAAACGGGGAGGAGCTGGCCACCCTGGCTGGTTGCCTATAGCAACTCGCACTGTGGGCTCTGGTCCATGCAGACACAACCCAGTCTCCGGCTGGGAGTGGAGTGGGGGTTCCCCAGGGACTCTCGCTTCGCCTCTTCTTCCCCAGGAGCCTCGGGAAAGGCCTCCCTGGCTCCCCAGAGGCACCGAGCCCGCGGACCCCGCCGACCCCGCGGCTTCCGCCACGTCCGCCCCTCCTACATCCTCATCCCGCTCCACCGACCGCGACCGGCCCCCGCCTCTACGACCCGGCTACCCTGCCTAGGGGCCCCGGCCCAGCTCTGACAGCACCCGCGAACCGCCCTGACCCGACAGGCCTCGACACCAGCCCTCACGCGCGTGCGCACCGTGTCCCTTCGCACTACGCCACGCCACGCCCACTGGCGCCACGCCCCCACGCCACGCGCCGCGCCGCTGCGACGCGCACGCCCTGTGGGCCCCGCCCAACTCACGACCCGCCCATGCCACGCCCCTGAGCGTGCGGCCGCCTGGGCAGGCGCAGAGCTGGAGTTCAGCGGCCGCGACCCGCCTCTTCCAGAATAGAGGGTAGCGAGGGGACTACAAGCCCCAGCTGTCCGCCCCCGCAGTCGCCGATTCCCCGCCTGCCCTCGCGGGGGCTCCGCGGCCCGGTTCTCGAGAGCCACAGATGCGCCCGCGTCGCTGGGGTCTCCCGTGTGGGAACGTCCTCGGCAGGCCGCGGGTTTGAGAGGCATCCCCGGCGTGACGAATGCAACCAGCGTGGCCCCAAATGAGTCGGCGGCCGCCGCAGGTTGACGTAGAGCCGCAGCGCTCCCCGGGGCCGTCACCCTCAGCACTTTCCCTTCTTTATTTGTTGGGGGCCGCGGGGGCTGGAACCCAGAAGCGCAAGTGTGGGGCGCGTCCTCGTGGCGTCCCTGGCTCTCCGAGGCCGAAACCCGGATGCCGAGGGGAGGCCGTGAGCTCGGAAAGGCACCGCGGGGCCGGCATTAGGGCTGAGCTAGCTCTGTACCCTCTGGTGGGACTTTCGGTCTCTCTGGGCCTcgccattctctttctttttcttgctttcttatttctttttcttgcttttttttttttttttttttggagacggagtcttgctctgttgcccaggctggagtgcagtgggacagtctgggctcagtgcaacctttgcctcctgggttcaagcgattttcccgcctcagcctccccagtagctggaactacaggtgcccgctatcacgtccggctaatttttgttatttttagtagagatggggtttcaccatgttggccaggctggtctcgaactcctgacctcaagtgatccgcccgccttggcctcccaaagtgctgggattacaggcgtgggctaccgcgcccggctttttttttttaatacgggttttcaccctgttacccaggctggtctcgaactcctgagctcaggtgatccacctcccccgccccccggtctcccacagtgctggaattacaggcgtgagccacggcgcctggtcTGTTATTTTGAAGTCAAGCTGTTTTACCATCCTCTGGATTTTCCTTATCCTAATTCTCCTTCCCAGTCTCAAGGAAAGACAGGCACATTTTCTTGATGACTTCAGCACTTGTAACCCCTTGTTGGCTCTCTTTAGAGGACATTAACTCTGTTTGAACCTTTCAACTTCGAGGATCTCTTTAGCCCTTCCTTATTTGTTCACTCTCCTGGATCATGAATTCTCCAAATTTGTCCTTTGAACCCAGTGCCCATATCCACCCTCACCTGAACCCATTCTTGAATAAAATGCATTCCTACCATGACTGTTCTCAAAGTTTGAAGTTGAGAATACCGATGCGCCACTCCTGCTTCAATGCTTGAGAAGTCGTGGGCTTTCTTCCGTGTGCCTTTTGAGTGGGTGCCTGTCTCCCGACAGCCTGAGGTGGTGTAGCATAGGGGCGAAGGTGGTCTGTGCTTGAATCCCAAAACCCTCACTTACTACCGTGGGACCTGTGCCAACTACTTGACCTCTTTTGTAAAACGGAGACAATTACAGcacatctttttttattattaattgacacgaagtctcgctctgtcgcccaggctggagtgcagtggtgcgatctcggctcactgcaacctctgcttcctgggttcaagcgattctcgtgcctcagtctacagggtagctgggactacatgcacgcaccaccacgcccggctaattttttttttgagagagagtctcgctctgtcgcccaggctggagtgcagtggcgctatctcggctcactgcaagctccgcctcctgggttcacgccattctcctgcctcagcctcccaagtagctgggactacaggcacccgccaccacgcccggctaatttttttttttttttttttttgtatttttggtagagacagggtttcgtcatgttagccaatttttgtatttttagtagagacggggtttcaccatgttggccaggctggtcttgaactcctgacctcaggtgatccacctacttcggcctcccaaagtgcagggattacaggcgtgagccaccgcgccccacctaCAGCACATCTTAACAGAATTTTAGGGATCAAATGAGTTCCTTTGGATACTGTGCCTGTTTTTGACTGAACGGCTGTCTTCTGACATCCTGAGTGGCTTCTTTAGCTTAGTTGTCACCTCTTCTATAGCCTCATCCTGCCTCATGACAAAACTTCTGCCTGTTCATT
Proteins encoded in this window:
- the AMZ2 gene encoding archaemetzincin-2 isoform X1 encodes the protein MTTETRRKRTATSRRPGSLRTTRRMRWRRTRMIPIIRRRWKTTPPPVTARKAASGARVLTAALQMQIIRHSEQTLKTALISKNPVLVSQYEKLDAGEQRLMNEAFQPASNLFGPITLHSPSDWITSHPEAPQDFEQFFSDPYRKTPSPNKRSIYIQSIGSLGNTRIISEEYIKWLTGYCKAYFYGLRVKLLEPVPVSATRCSFRVNENTHNLQIHAGDILKFLKKKKPEDAFCVVGITMIDLYPRDSWNFVFGQASLTDGVGIFSFARYGSDFYSMRYEGKVKKLKKTSSSDYSIFDNYYIPEITSVLLLRSCKTLTHEIGHIFGLRHCQWLACLMQGSNHLEEADRRPLNVCPICLRKLQCAIGFSTVERYKALVRWIDDESSDTPGATPEHSCEDNGNLPKPVEAFKEWKEWIIKCLAVLQK
- the AMZ2 gene encoding archaemetzincin-2 isoform X2; amino-acid sequence: MQIIRHSEQTLKTALISKNPVLVSQYEKLDAGEQRLMNEAFQPASNLFGPITLHSPSDWITSHPEAPQDFEQFFSDPYRKTPSPNKRSIYIQSIGSLGNTRIISEEYIKWLTGYCKAYFYGLRVKLLEPVPVSATRCSFRVNENTHNLQIHAGDILKFLKKKKPEDAFCVVGITMIDLYPRDSWNFVFGQASLTDGVGIFSFARYGSDFYSMRYEGKVKKLKKTSSSDYSIFDNYYIPEITSVLLLRSCKTLTHEIGHIFGLRHCQWLACLMQGSNHLEEADRRPLNVCPICLRKLQCAIGFSTVERYKALVRWIDDESSDTPGATPEHSCEDNGNLPKPVEAFKEWKEWIIKCLAVLQK
- the AMZ2 gene encoding archaemetzincin-2 isoform X3, whose protein sequence is MKPSSQPVISLDPLPCILHQIGSPPTLRLPKTSNSSSVILTERHPLQTNAAFIYSPLVNTGSLGNTRIISEEYIKWLTGYCKAYFYGLRVKLLEPVPVSATRCSFRVNENTHNLQIHAGDILKFLKKKKPEDAFCVVGITMIDLYPRDSWNFVFGQASLTDGVGIFSFARYGSDFYSMRYEGKVKKLKKTSSSDYSIFDNYYIPEITSVLLLRSCKTLTHEIGHIFGLRHCQWLACLMQGSNHLEEADRRPLNVCPICLRKLQCAIGFSTVERYKALVRWIDDESSDTPGATPEHSCEDNGNLPKPVEAFKEWKEWIIKCLAVLQK